The DNA segment TTGCGGTCAAACTCGCCAGCCAGGCGGCGCGGTTCGTAGTACGCGAACTGGAGAGATTCGCGGGCGGCCGGGCACTTTCGAGTGTGTCGGATTTTTTCGCGGCGGCCTCGGAAAGCGTCGATGCGGTCGTCGATCAACTACGCAAGACTGAGGTCCTGATGCGTTCGGACGCGGTGCGGTTCGTGATGGTAACGACGCCGGAAGCGGATCGCCTAGTTCGAGCGCGGGAGCTGATCGAGGAAATGAAGGCGGATGGGTTAGCGCTATCGGCGATTGTGATCAATCGCTTCCTGGGCGAGCGATCCTTGCGTCAAGCTGCACGTGGTTCAGCTGGGGCGGGGTTGGAATATCTCGATGAAATTCGGAGCCTGGAAAGCGAACTCGCCGATGATATCGCGAAGAGAAACGGTACCGGCGCCGTGATGACACACCTGGTTCGTCATCGCGAACAGACCCGGGCTGCGGTGGTTCGGGTTGCCGAATTCGCAAGTCAGATACCGCCCCAGGTAAAGTTAGCAGTCGCGCCTGAACTCGCCATGGAAGCGATGCACGACCTCGGCGGGTTACACCGAATCGCGGGATTTATTACCAGCGGGATCGATATCGTGGAGGTCTTGGAGAACGCGGTTTCGGGTGGGAGCGCGACGCGGCGATCACGGCGCGCCGTGCAGCGATGAACATTCGAGGCGAAGAGTGTCTAGCGTGGGGGACTACAAAAACCGCGCGCAGCTCCTCTCCCCACCTCTCTTCCGAGCTCGGACCCCTCGGTCTGCCGCGGCTACAACTATTTCTGGTGGCGCTTTTGCAGATACACTGACCTTCAACCGAGCGAGCTTGGAAATAACGTCGGCGGTCCGTTGCATGGGGCGGCCGCGTGATCAACTTTACTTCTTCGTCGCTCGGACATTGGCTTCGACCCGCGACGGACGGCAATGGCGAAGTTTCTCCGCATCGGGGTCCATCATTCGAATGTGTCCGGATATACGTCCAAAGCATGGTCAGTCCGGCGGATCGGCAGCACCGTGC comes from the Candidatus Binataceae bacterium genome and includes:
- a CDS encoding ArsA-related P-loop ATPase — encoded protein: MKDLLKKGSILIVLGTGGVGKTTVTAALGIAGAERNLDTALITVDPARRLRDALGLKRLGGRPTRLSRGHLAAGGLDPALKLSAMMLDVKGAWDMMAERFAPDAATRRRILQNPFYERLTAEFAGAEAFAALQQLYDLHEAGKFELKVVDTPPAAHAFEFLEAPARFTRLLDSRAARWIFTPSLSAGRLAVKLASQAARFVVRELERFAGGRALSSVSDFFAAASESVDAVVDQLRKTEVLMRSDAVRFVMVTTPEADRLVRARELIEEMKADGLALSAIVINRFLGERSLRQAARGSAGAGLEYLDEIRSLESELADDIAKRNGTGAVMTHLVRHREQTRAAVVRVAEFASQIPPQVKLAVAPELAMEAMHDLGGLHRIAGFITSGIDIVEVLENAVSGGSATRRSRRAVQR